In Candidatus Cloacimonadota bacterium, the following are encoded in one genomic region:
- a CDS encoding FlgD immunoglobulin-like domain containing protein, whose protein sequence is MKNYLTNSIFLSWFWKRLFLLPICFLVINFSTPISFALNTTNVKARLVYSSRWKEPFTEKQKGQRSGGKFDVLVNSAVYDSLENHLLQYSNDLENENEPYDVSIYDCDINSPDSLRNFLRQEYEQDNIAGAIFVGQFPHVMYQGMASMGTIYQEFPTETFFRDVDGSWLDTLMYDPDTNTLIPGSDGIYDTHIDGNGDRETEIYLGRIDASNLTYGNNIFGGEIQRLTNYFEKNHSYRIEELTSSDSALIYFDDWAYHQAPSAILQLGQVYPNIVAISDTNETTADDYNIRLQQGYQLIWLAAHSNSMSHGFQANGEWDNIFNSEIPGINPQTLFYLINGCYSGWFINPDCMLNHYVFSSDKGQISIGYSARAPSPVGIYDMDGVGFFSTLGNEGNFGESLNEIIDLDILNQGQDPWKPNGYAMVLLGDPTLKPRYGNVGVDDWHHSPIANVLYQNYPNPFNPDKIGTTTISFHLATDLHPSSAVAMLRRVDRLTQIKIYNLKGQLVRNFSIVNHQSSIIWDGRDENGNQLSNGIYFYQLKTENYSEVKKMILIR, encoded by the coding sequence ATGAAAAATTATTTAACAAATAGTATATTTCTATCCTGGTTTTGGAAAAGGTTATTCCTGCTTCCTATTTGCTTTCTTGTGATTAATTTTTCAACTCCGATTTCTTTTGCTCTTAATACTACAAATGTTAAAGCCAGACTGGTTTATTCATCCAGATGGAAAGAGCCATTTACAGAGAAACAAAAAGGCCAAAGGTCTGGAGGTAAATTTGATGTTTTAGTTAATTCAGCTGTTTATGATAGTTTAGAAAATCATTTACTTCAATATTCCAATGATTTAGAAAATGAAAATGAACCTTACGATGTTTCAATTTATGACTGTGATATCAATTCGCCAGACTCTTTAAGAAATTTTTTAAGACAAGAGTATGAGCAAGACAATATTGCTGGAGCAATTTTTGTTGGCCAGTTTCCTCATGTAATGTATCAGGGAATGGCTAGTATGGGTACCATTTACCAAGAATTTCCAACAGAAACTTTTTTTAGAGATGTTGATGGTTCATGGCTAGACACTTTAATGTATGACCCTGATACAAATACTCTAATTCCCGGCTCTGATGGAATTTATGATACACATATTGATGGTAACGGTGATAGGGAAACTGAAATTTATTTAGGAAGAATTGATGCAAGTAACTTAACTTATGGTAATAACATATTTGGAGGAGAAATCCAAAGACTAACAAATTATTTTGAAAAAAATCATAGTTATAGGATTGAAGAACTAACAAGTTCAGATAGTGCTTTAATTTACTTTGATGACTGGGCTTACCACCAAGCTCCAAGTGCAATATTACAATTAGGACAGGTTTATCCAAATATTGTTGCAATAAGTGACACAAATGAAACTACTGCTGATGATTATAACATAAGATTACAGCAAGGCTACCAGTTAATATGGCTTGCTGCACATTCAAACTCTATGAGCCATGGATTCCAGGCAAATGGTGAGTGGGATAATATCTTTAATTCTGAAATTCCAGGTATAAATCCTCAAACTTTATTTTATCTTATCAATGGCTGTTATTCGGGATGGTTTATTAATCCTGATTGCATGTTAAATCATTATGTTTTTTCTTCTGATAAAGGCCAAATAAGTATTGGTTATAGTGCAAGAGCTCCTTCACCTGTTGGTATTTATGATATGGATGGTGTTGGTTTTTTTTCAACTTTAGGAAATGAAGGAAATTTTGGAGAATCACTTAATGAAATTATTGATTTGGATATACTTAATCAAGGGCAAGATCCATGGAAACCTAACGGTTATGCAATGGTTTTACTTGGTGATCCGACACTAAAACCAAGATATGGGAATGTTGGTGTAGATGACTGGCATCATTCTCCAATAGCTAATGTCTTGTATCAGAACTATCCAAATCCATTTAATCCCGATAAAATCGGGACAACCACAATTTCATTTCATTTAGCCACGGATTTGCACCCGTCCTCCGCAGTAGCAATGCTACGGAGGGTGGACAGATTAACACAGATAAAAATTTATAACCTAAAAGGGCAGTTGGTAAGGAATTTCTCAATTGTCAATCATCAATCGTCAATTATATGGGATGGCAGAGATGAAAATGGAAATCAACTTTCTAATGGAATTTACTTCTATCAACTGAAGACTGAGAATTATAGTGAAGTTAAAAAGATGATTTTGATACGATAA
- a CDS encoding thioredoxin fold domain-containing protein, producing the protein MQKISFIIVILFLLSTILLAQDSLQWTDSFPEAIEKAKNENRVIMIDFSSDRCGWCKKLHETTFQDSNVIELLKDNFVPIEINTSIEKNRDFANHYNVTGLPTIIFVNPVHSPPIKSGIGSGTAGTGEIDRIIGYLPAEQFIKKASFILNNKNYFSNLLKNAELHPDSIDIHKQLAEVYKRRGNYDRAEEIYNSILKRIEKANPSDTLIMEIPEIQAEIAMLYYKRYQYTESLERLTQIETEYPDYSDLDMILFNHALCLYRLKNFLEAKGALEKILYDFPESSLRKDAVEFINYINSTVEQEKIKKN; encoded by the coding sequence ATGCAAAAAATATCTTTCATAATTGTTATACTATTCTTATTATCAACTATACTTTTAGCCCAGGATTCTTTACAATGGACAGATTCATTTCCTGAGGCAATAGAAAAAGCAAAAAATGAAAACAGAGTAATTATGATAGACTTCTCTTCAGACAGGTGCGGATGGTGTAAAAAATTGCATGAAACCACATTTCAGGACTCTAATGTAATTGAGCTATTAAAGGATAATTTTGTGCCCATAGAGATAAATACAAGTATTGAAAAAAATAGGGATTTTGCTAACCATTACAATGTAACTGGACTGCCAACAATCATTTTTGTTAATCCTGTCCACTCCCCCCCGATTAAATCGGGGATTGGATCGGGGACCGCGGGGACAGGTGAAATTGATAGAATTATTGGTTATCTGCCTGCTGAACAATTCATTAAAAAAGCAAGCTTTATTCTAAATAATAAAAATTATTTTTCAAACTTACTTAAAAATGCTGAATTACATCCTGATAGCATTGACATTCATAAACAACTTGCAGAGGTCTATAAAAGGCGAGGGAACTATGACAGAGCAGAAGAAATATATAATTCTATTTTAAAAAGAATAGAGAAAGCCAATCCTTCAGACACATTAATTATGGAAATCCCGGAAATTCAAGCAGAAATTGCAATGTTATATTATAAACGTTATCAATATACTGAATCATTAGAAAGATTAACTCAAATTGAGACTGAATACCCAGATTATTCAGACCTGGATATGATTCTTTTCAATCATGCATTATGCCTTTATAGATTGAAAAATTTCCTTGAAGCAAAAGGTGCTTTAGAGAAAATACTCTATGATTTCCCCGAGAGTTCTTTAAGAAAAGACGCCGTAGAATTCATAAATTACATTAACTCTACAGTAGAGCAAGAAAAAATCAAAAAAAATTAA